CAACGCACACTTTAAATCACAGCAACATTGAAATCAATATCGATCGTTCGTGGAGAtgctttttaccttcaggcactgctgttTCCCAAAGGAGCGTGAGCAAGAACGTACgtctctgtgcagtgctgactgctTGTGGACATGGATCTCCCTGAAATCCTCTGAAATCGATTCCTCCTTTGGAAGtacccactgctgctgctgagggttCGCTGTCTGTTCTTCAGGTACTCCCGGTAGTTTTTGGTGAGCAGGGTGTAGAGGAAGGGGTTGATACAGCTGTTGCTGTAGGTCAGGCAGGTTGTCAGATAATTAATGTTCTTCATCACCTTGGGGGATAACGTGAAGGATTCATAATACTGGAAGAGGAGCTGCCATATCCAGAAAGGCAAGAAGCAAGCCCAGAACACCAGCACTATGGTGAAGATCAAATAGAGCACCTTTTGATTCGGCAGCCGCTTGGTCTGCTTGAAGGATGCTGTTTGTGACACCCAGTAAATCTTTGCTAATCGGATGTAGAGGTAACCGATGATCACCCCTGGGCCCACGATGCTGGTACCAAAAAGGATGCTGAGATAGACTTTGTAGGACAGCTTGCTCCAGGTGGGAAGGCAGATGCTTTTGTTGTCCCTTTGCACCAGCTGGATCATGATGAGCATCGGGAGAGTGAGCAGCAGTGACACCAGCCAGATGACAACAGCGATGGCCTTTCGGTAGCTCTTGGACCTCTTCACTGTGT
The genomic region above belongs to Lagopus muta isolate bLagMut1 chromosome 18, bLagMut1 primary, whole genome shotgun sequence and contains:
- the UTS2R gene encoding urotensin-2 receptor → MSLTDELESHFSATPYMVTDTNESSLFRIRPNASVNATGEGAPAAGSMEDMIAICTIGTILSLMCVIGVTGNVYTLLVMCHYLRSSASMYIYIINLALADLLYLLTIPFIVGTYFIQKWYFGDVGCRILFSLDFLTMHASIFTLTVMSTERYFAVLKPLDTVKRSKSYRKAIAVVIWLVSLLLTLPMLIMIQLVQRDNKSICLPTWSKLSYKVYLSILFGTSIVGPGVIIGYLYIRLAKIYWVSQTASFKQTKRLPNQKVLYLIFTIVLVFWACFLPFWIWQLLFQYYESFTLSPKVMKNINYLTTCLTYSNSCINPFLYTLLTKNYREYLKNRQRTLSSSSGYFQRRNRFQRISGRSMSTSSQHCTETYVLAHAPLGNSSA